In a genomic window of Meleagris gallopavo isolate NT-WF06-2002-E0010 breed Aviagen turkey brand Nicholas breeding stock chromosome 1, Turkey_5.1, whole genome shotgun sequence:
- the VPS36 gene encoding vacuolar protein-sorting-associated protein 36 isoform X2, translating to MLCSENLSQLGLLECCIAIPLSQVVFIEEQAAGIGKSAKIVAHLHPASPNKEPGPFQSSKYSYIKLSFKEHGQIEFFRRFSEEITQRRWENMPAGQTIQVNKDPQAGRIRAVGIVGIERKLEAKRKETDKNISEAFEDLSKLMEKAKEMVELSKSIANKIKEKQGDITEDETIRFKSYLLSMGIANPVTRETHGSGTHYHMQLAKQLAGMLQTPLEERGGIMSLTEVYCLVNRARGLELLSPEDLVNACKMLEPLKLPLRLQIFDSGVMVIELQSHNEEEMVASALETVSEKGSLTADEFAKLVGMSVLLAKERLLLAEKMGHLCRDDSVEGLRFYPNLFLTQS from the exons GAATGCTGCATTGCTATACCTCTGTCTCAAGTCGTCTTTATTGAAGAGCAAGCAGCTGGGATAGGAAAAAG TGCCAAAATAGTAGCTCATCTTCATCCTGCTTCTCCAAACAAAGAGCCCGGCCCATTCCAAAGCAGCAAATACTCCTACATAAAACTTTCTTTCAAAGAGCATGGACAAATCGAG TTCTTTCGACGATTCTCAGAAGAAATTACACAAAGGAGATGGGAGAACATGCCTGCTGGACAGACCATTCAGGTTAACAAGGATCCACAG gcagGAAGAATAAGAGCTGTAGGAATTGTAGGGATCGAAAGGAAActagaggcaaaaagaaaagagactgacAAAAACATTTCCGAG GCTTTTGAGGACCTTAGTAAGCTAATGGAGAAG GCTAAGGAAATGGTGGAGTTATCCAAGTCAATTGCTAAtaagattaaagaaaaacaaggtgACATCACGGAGGATGAG ACTATTAGGTTCAAATCGTATCTGCTGAGTATGGGCATAGCCAATCCAGTTACTAGGGAAACACACGGATCTGGTACTCATTACCACATGCAGCTGGCCAAGCAACTAGCTGGAATGCTGCAGACACCATTAGAG GAGAGAGGAGGAATCATGTCACTTACAGAAGTGTACTGTCTGGTAAACCGTGCACGAGGATTAGAG TTGCTCTCACCAGAAGATTTAGTAAATGCTTGTAAGATGCTGGAGCCACTGAAATTACCACTACG GCTTCAAATATTTGACAGCGGTGTGATGGTGATTGAGCTCCAGTCTCACAATGAAGAGGAAATGGTTGCTTCTGCTTTAGAGACA GTATCTGAAAAGGGCTCTCTCACAGCTGATGAGTTTGCAAAGCTGGTGGGAATGTCTGTTCTCTTAGCCAAAGAAAG gctgcttCTTGCTGAAAAGATGGGCCATCTTTGCAGAGACGATTCAGTGGAAGGCTTGAGATTCTacccaaatttatttttaacacaaagCTAA